From Oncorhynchus mykiss isolate Arlee chromosome 6, USDA_OmykA_1.1, whole genome shotgun sequence, the proteins below share one genomic window:
- the htra4 gene encoding serine protease HTRA1 isoform X1, with protein MIKFVVCIVFASVVHARLLHKRQTPCPEVCDGSRCPVAPESRCYYGVVKDSCGCCTVCASGEGDICGERGIGLCGEGMTCEYPAGKRRVRGSCVCTLAEPVCGSDGRTYPSMCRLRAENKIAELSINPPVILIQKGHCDSVPSGSLDPGSIRFKFNFIADVVDKIAPAVVHLELFKRLAFSNQEVPVSSGSGFIVSEDGWIVTNAHVLTNKQRIKVEMKNGVKFDASVKDVDTKLDIALIKIESDSPLPVLLLGHSSDLRPGEFVVAVGSPFSLQNTVTTGIISTAHRNGLELGLKDSDMEYIQTDAIINYGNSGGPLVNLDGDVIGINTLKVTAGISFAIPADRIRQFLADSYDRQIKGKTLPKKKYMGVRMLQLSTHLIRDLRERESSFPDVSSGVYVYEVIPGTAASSAGMINHDVIISINGQPIQTTDEVSDAVQSGSPLSVVVRRANEDVMIKVVPEEID; from the exons ATGATAAAGTTTGTGGTTTGCATTGTCTTCGCCTCTGTGGTTCATGCGCGGTTACTTCACAAGAGACAAACTCCGTGTCCGGAAGTCTGTGATGGCTCCCGCTGTCCTGTCGCACCTGAATCACGGTGTTACTACGGTGTAGTGAAGGACAGCTGCGGATGCTGCACAGTATGCGCGTCTGGAGAAGGTGACATTTGCGGGGAGCGCGGTATTGGCCTTTGTGGCGAGGGGATGACATGCGAATATCCAGCGGGAAAGCGCAGAGTTCGCGGTTCATGCGTTTGCACCCTTGCCGAGCCGGTGTGCGGAAGTGATGGAAGGACTTACCCAAGTATGTGCCGTTTGAGAGCCGAGAACAAAATAGCAGAACTCAGTATAAATCCCCCGGTCATCTTGATTCAGAAAGGCCACTGTGATTCGG TCCCCTCAGGTTCCCTGGACCCAGGAAGTATCCGCTTCAAATTCAACTTCATTGCTGATGTGGTGGATAAGATAGCCCCTGCTGTGGTGCACCTAGAGCTTTTCAAGAG GTTGGCATTTTCAAACCAGGAAGTCCCCGTCTCTAGTGGTTCGGGGTTCATCGTGTCAGAGGACGGCTGGATTGTCACCAACGCCCACGTTCTCACCAACAAGCAGAGAATCAAAGTGGAGATGAAGAACGGTGTCAAATTCGATGCCTCCGTCAAGGACGTGGACACAAAGCTAGACATTGCACTCATCAAAATTGAGTCGGAT AGTCCACTGCCGGTGCTTCTGCTGGGCCACTCGTCTGACCTTCGGCCGGGGGAGTTTGTGGTGGCAGTGGGCAGTCCCTTCTCCCTGCAG AACACGGTCACCACAGGCATCATCAGCACGGCCCATAGGAATGGCCTGGAGCTGGGACTCAAAGACTCTGACATGGAGTACATCCAGACGGACGCCATCATCAAC TATGGCAACTCAGGGGGACCACTTGTTAACTTG GATGGGGATGTCATTGGCATAAATACTCTGAAGGTCACAGCAGGAATATCCTTTGCAATTCCTGCTGACAGAATACGGCAATTCCTTGCGGATTCCTACGACAGACAAATCAAGG GAAAGACACTGCCAAAAAAGAAATACATGGGTGTCCGGATGCTTCAACTCTCAACTCA TTTGATCCGAGATCTGAGGGAGCGGGAGAGCAGCTTCCCAGATGTGAGCTCAGGAGTGTACGTTTATGAAGTGATCCCAGGAACAGCTGCCTCCAG TGCTGGCATGATTAACCATGATGTTATAATCAGCATCAACGGTCAACCCATCCAGACCACAGACGAGGTGAGTGACGCTGTCCAGTCAGGCAGTCCGCTGTCCGTGGTAGTGCGGCGAGCTAACGAAGACGTCATGATTAAGGTTGTCCCTGAGGAAATCGACTGA
- the htra4 gene encoding serine protease HTRA1 isoform X2, with translation MIKFVVCIVFASVVHARLLHKRQTPCPEVCDGSRCPVAPESRCYYGVVKDSCGCCTVCASGEGDICGERGIGLCGEGMTCEYPAGKRRVRGSCVCTLAEPVCGSDGRTYPSMCRLRAENKIAELSINPPVILIQKGHCDSGSLDPGSIRFKFNFIADVVDKIAPAVVHLELFKRLAFSNQEVPVSSGSGFIVSEDGWIVTNAHVLTNKQRIKVEMKNGVKFDASVKDVDTKLDIALIKIESDSPLPVLLLGHSSDLRPGEFVVAVGSPFSLQNTVTTGIISTAHRNGLELGLKDSDMEYIQTDAIINYGNSGGPLVNLDGDVIGINTLKVTAGISFAIPADRIRQFLADSYDRQIKGKTLPKKKYMGVRMLQLSTHLIRDLRERESSFPDVSSGVYVYEVIPGTAASSAGMINHDVIISINGQPIQTTDEVSDAVQSGSPLSVVVRRANEDVMIKVVPEEID, from the exons ATGATAAAGTTTGTGGTTTGCATTGTCTTCGCCTCTGTGGTTCATGCGCGGTTACTTCACAAGAGACAAACTCCGTGTCCGGAAGTCTGTGATGGCTCCCGCTGTCCTGTCGCACCTGAATCACGGTGTTACTACGGTGTAGTGAAGGACAGCTGCGGATGCTGCACAGTATGCGCGTCTGGAGAAGGTGACATTTGCGGGGAGCGCGGTATTGGCCTTTGTGGCGAGGGGATGACATGCGAATATCCAGCGGGAAAGCGCAGAGTTCGCGGTTCATGCGTTTGCACCCTTGCCGAGCCGGTGTGCGGAAGTGATGGAAGGACTTACCCAAGTATGTGCCGTTTGAGAGCCGAGAACAAAATAGCAGAACTCAGTATAAATCCCCCGGTCATCTTGATTCAGAAAGGCCACTGTGATTCGG GTTCCCTGGACCCAGGAAGTATCCGCTTCAAATTCAACTTCATTGCTGATGTGGTGGATAAGATAGCCCCTGCTGTGGTGCACCTAGAGCTTTTCAAGAG GTTGGCATTTTCAAACCAGGAAGTCCCCGTCTCTAGTGGTTCGGGGTTCATCGTGTCAGAGGACGGCTGGATTGTCACCAACGCCCACGTTCTCACCAACAAGCAGAGAATCAAAGTGGAGATGAAGAACGGTGTCAAATTCGATGCCTCCGTCAAGGACGTGGACACAAAGCTAGACATTGCACTCATCAAAATTGAGTCGGAT AGTCCACTGCCGGTGCTTCTGCTGGGCCACTCGTCTGACCTTCGGCCGGGGGAGTTTGTGGTGGCAGTGGGCAGTCCCTTCTCCCTGCAG AACACGGTCACCACAGGCATCATCAGCACGGCCCATAGGAATGGCCTGGAGCTGGGACTCAAAGACTCTGACATGGAGTACATCCAGACGGACGCCATCATCAAC TATGGCAACTCAGGGGGACCACTTGTTAACTTG GATGGGGATGTCATTGGCATAAATACTCTGAAGGTCACAGCAGGAATATCCTTTGCAATTCCTGCTGACAGAATACGGCAATTCCTTGCGGATTCCTACGACAGACAAATCAAGG GAAAGACACTGCCAAAAAAGAAATACATGGGTGTCCGGATGCTTCAACTCTCAACTCA TTTGATCCGAGATCTGAGGGAGCGGGAGAGCAGCTTCCCAGATGTGAGCTCAGGAGTGTACGTTTATGAAGTGATCCCAGGAACAGCTGCCTCCAG TGCTGGCATGATTAACCATGATGTTATAATCAGCATCAACGGTCAACCCATCCAGACCACAGACGAGGTGAGTGACGCTGTCCAGTCAGGCAGTCCGCTGTCCGTGGTAGTGCGGCGAGCTAACGAAGACGTCATGATTAAGGTTGTCCCTGAGGAAATCGACTGA